The DNA region TTTGAAACAAAGCGGATTCTCCAGTAAAGGCATAATTGATCGCTTCAAGAATGGATGTCTTTCCGCTCCCGTTCTCTCCCATCAAGAATGTAATCCCTTTTTTGAATAGCAATTCTCGATTTTCGTACTTACGCCAATTTGTCATTTTGAGATATGTGATCATTACTCACCTCGACGGGGCAATTTGGTCAGTTTTTCTTCCAACTCTTTATCAGTAGCACCATCAATAGCTTCTCGCAGGATACTTAAAAGCACGCGTTTCTCCTGCTCAGCAGGGTAGTTTTTTGCCGCCTTGGCTCGTTCGTCATTTAGATACCGCCTCCCGGCTTCGTGATCTATTGCGTTGGTAATTTTTTTCGAAAAGATGCTATAAAGATCGCGTTTTTCATTCGTTGGTTGTTTTGATTCTATTTCTGGAATCTTCCAACCCTTCGTTTGTTTGTGAATTACCTCAGATATGATCTCTTCAAAAGGTTTTGCGATATCGGCAATTTTTGTAATTTTGCTTTCGACCTCGATAATTGAACGTATTCGCCTTGTCGTGAAAGGAATAGAGCTTAATTCGTCATTTACCCACACAGCAATCAAGACTGTAGTGCTGGGATTGGTTTCGAATAATTCGAGCCATTGTTGCAATAATTCTTTTGTGATATTGACCTTGCCGCCAGGCGCATCTAACAAAACCAAGCGCAGATCATAATCGTCGACTTGGACAAGATAATCAGCAGATTCTTGTTCTGTTAGACGATTATCAAGGATAAAGCGTATACTTTCTGCTTCGTGCTTTTCGACAAGATTTTCAACTGACAATTTAATTAGTCGCTCTGCGTTGACACGGCGCATCATGGCTTCTCTTGTATCTTGCGACATGGAAGCCATCATTTCGTTTAAGAAGCCGTCAAAGGATGTATTTTCACTCATGGTACGGCACTCCTATTCTGTGCTTTTATTTCCACAGCTTTACCAAATAAGCTATTTACTTGTGTTGCTTGTTGAATAATTTTCATCGCTTTTTGATGATTTAATTGGGTACCATCCGGCAATTGTTGCATGCGGCTGAAAGTATTCTTGATAACAAAATTTATCATTTGATTCATTTGATCGGATGGGATCAAACAGCTACGATGAATTAGTTCAAGATATCCCAGCCCCGTTTCAATTTCTAAAAGCCTTGGGTCTTGACCATTTGTGCGAAGAGAGGCTTGTGTTTTTATCCAGGACGTGAAATCGATAAGGTCTTGATCATTGGATAGGATGACAACAGAGGCACCAAGTTTGGTCATTTCAAGCCCAAGTTGCACCAATGATAAGTCATTGTTGGAAAGTCCATCATTGGGGCGGACCAGCCTGCGATTTGCCCCAGGCAAAGTCCGAAAACCTGATACCGTAGTAATGTCGATTGTTGTAATTTTAAATTGTGATTTGACGCTTTGTGCCATAGCCTGAATAACAGTGCGTGGTAGACCACGAGTACCGAGATAACCATTTTCAGGTTTGTATTCTGCAGAGACAAGGTCAGTTGTATGTAAATGGCTTTCGATTGCGGTAGTTCGTAATTTTGATAATTTTTCCTCAAGCCATGCTTGTGTTTGCGACAACAGTTCTCTTGGTGCCATACCTGCGTTTTCCACGCAATGACACTCCGTGAGCATGGATACCACCGAGTTATCAATTATCAGATGCGATGGTTGTTCTATTTTGGTAACCGGCATAGAAAAGCCCCTTTTATTTACACAAAGATAAGTTTAAATAAAGTTTTATTCTGCTTATCCTGAACTAGGAATTAATGAGGCAGTTGGGGTTGTACTTTTGCAATAATTGAGTATATCGTCTTTAGTCAAGAGTTTGTCATGAAAGATTGCATCGTTAACAGCCCTTCCAATTATAAGTTCGACAATATCAGAATGTGAATAATGCCATAATTTACCATTTACTTTTTGTGGTTTTGTGGCAAGAACAAATTCATTGATTTCATCGCTTGAAAAACCTAATCCACTTAGGGAATTCTTAAAAAGAACTTCTCGCGTCCCATCATCTGGACGTTGAAATTCATGGTAATAACTCCTTCTCATTAACGCAGAGTCTACGCGTTGGGTAAGGTTCGTCGCAAAAAGAGCCACTACTCGCGCGTGAAGCCCTTTTCTCAAGTTATCCACTCCTACAATTATCGCATCGACAACCGCGATGTTTTCTTGAGCTCCAGAACTCGAATCTGTCTCTCCACGAGATCCTACAAGTGCCTCAGCTTCATCGAAGAAGAGAATTAGTGGCTCTTTTTTGCGAATATATTCCTTTTTTATGTGATCGAACAATTTTACAATCATGCTACTTGCCCTGCCTTGATACCCCATCCCACGAAGGGTAAGACTTACATGTCGAAAATGAACTCGTTCATTAAGTTCAGTCGCTAATTTTGCCCCAATGCTTGTTGCAAGAGCAGTTTTTCCAGTTCCAGGGTCACCTCCAAATACTATTACTGGAGCCTTGTTTGCTGAAGCACTAAGAGCTTGGACAATTTTTCCGTAGTGTCTATTGCTCCATTTTTCCTTACTTTCAATTGACATCATAAGGCTCATAATCTCACGCAGGATTATTTCTTTTGGAATCCCCACCAGTGATTCATATACTTCATGGTAGTGCGAGATCATCCTCGGTTCAAATGTTGTCTGAAACATAACCAGGTTATCTAATTCGTCATCTTTTTCTTCAGCCGTTGGGCGCTGCGAACCAGAGCTCCGATTATTGTTTCGAACCTCGATTTGAGTAGTAGCATCCACAATCAAGGTAGCCAGAGGCTCAATTCGTTCTAAGGTCACACTAGCGGATGTACGAATGCCCTGAGCCGTTATTGGCATATTATCTATCTGTTTACCAATATCATCTGCAGTTATCTTTTTCCCGAGGAGCTCGTTCCGAATCGAGGTCTTGACTGCGAGATCGATTTCCTTACTTAGGTTGAAAAAGCCGTGATCCCATTCAACAAAAAAATACAG from Anaerolineales bacterium includes:
- a CDS encoding AAA family ATPase, with translation MSTLYFFVEWDHGFFNLSKEIDLAVKTSIRNELLGKKITADDIGKQIDNMPITAQGIRTSASVTLERIEPLATLIVDATTQIEVRNNNRSSGSQRPTAEEKDDELDNLVMFQTTFEPRMISHYHEVYESLVGIPKEIILREIMSLMMSIESKEKWSNRHYGKIVQALSASANKAPVIVFGGDPGTGKTALATSIGAKLATELNERVHFRHVSLTLRGMGYQGRASSMIVKLFDHIKKEYIRKKEPLILFFDEAEALVGSRGETDSSSGAQENIAVVDAIIVGVDNLRKGLHARVVALFATNLTQRVDSALMRRSYYHEFQRPDDGTREVLFKNSLSGLGFSSDEINEFVLATKPQKVNGKLWHYSHSDIVELIIGRAVNDAIFHDKLLTKDDILNYCKSTTPTASLIPSSG